The sequence ACATTTACAGGTACAACTAAAACCCAAGGCTTTGGTTTTCCATTCAGGACTGGGTGTAAGGATACTCTCTAGAATCCAGTGGGCAAACATGTTCAAGGGCGGATAGTTGGCATGAAGGTTCTCCAGTCGTCCCTGGCGACGGCGGTCCATGGTGATGGTGCTGTCCCTCTGGGGGGAGATCTCGAAGCGCACCAGCTGGTGTGTGTCCTTCCCCATCAGACTGGTGTAGTTCTCCTCGTctgtcaaatacacacacacacacatgacagacagacagacagacagacagacagacagacagacagacagacacgagaAAAGCATCCTTGTTATTTAGCAATGCCTCTTAAAAACAACACACACGATAAAATCACAGTTTTCCTGTATTGTAAAGTGTAGGCCAAGCAGGACCAAAGTGTGTAATCATCTGAAGTAAACATACTTCTACAAATCTCTTCACAGACAAACACCTCTAATCTCAAAACAACTGAGGCCGATTTCATTCAGACCAAATTGGAAGCTATGTGGGCTACCTAAAACATCATTGGTGCAGTATTTGGGgcttcctctctgctcctcctgtAACTGGTCCAGCAGATAAAAGCTCTGGATGAGTTTGGACCTGACCACCTCTGCTCTGGGAAGGAACTTCTCAGTGGTTGACTTGCCCCTTTCATTATGGCTGTTGTAGGAGGGAAGATCCATGGAGGGGGGCTCCTGGAAAATGACCATGCAAATTACAGCAATTGTTGTCAGTGATTAGACCCTGAATTTACAGTAAAGTTTTTAAAGAATGCCATTAATATGACAATTTGGATAGCCATAAACTCACAACATGAAACAGTCTTGTTAAATTATTACTTACCTGTGTCCCCATTTGTCTATATGAATATCGTTCAGCTAAGCAAAACGAAAGCAGTTTGACATGATTTCACCTAAGCAGTTTGACATGACTGAAATGTTCCCTTCAACAGAACACAAGTTTGTCATAAATCGAAATGGTATTTTATTATGTGTGACGTCACAACAGTATAATCGTTCTAGAGCGTAATCTCTCACCTGTTGTTACATCGTTCATCAAAACGTGTTTGATGTTGTCTGTACttcataaatcaatcaactctgtCCGGCTCTTAGTTTAAAATACTGTAGTGATTAATACGTGTAAAAGTACTGTATCATCTGACACAGAACATTTTTGTTTGGAAAGAAAAACCCAATTTACCAATAGTAATGAATAAGCAATGAACATTATAACACATACTATTTTAATATCTGTGATTTTATATTTTCCCCACAACAAATAACGTTTGTTGTGCTGTGTATTTAGATGAATTGAACTCTTGTGATCAATATCATCAGTATTATTTTTTGCGATTTAAGTATGATAAAGGAATGAATGGGGATTGGTAGTGAACAAGGAAATCATGTGTGCCTGGCTCTTATTGGCTGATTCAGACAGTATGACGCTGTTCAAAATCCAATGGTGAGACGCCACACTTTGTTCAGAAGCCCAGTAACTCACATCCTTACCGTCTCCACTAATAGcgctttctctttctttttccgAACAGTGCCTCCAACATTGGACCTAGCACATTATCACATTAGGAGGGTTTAAGAAAAACCGGCTTGACTTTTTTTAAATTTGCTCCTCTTTCGGCACGTTTTGCAATGTTGAAGTTGTTTTTCTTCATTGTTCTCGCCGGGGCTGCCCGGGCGAGTGATGTGATAGAGTTCTCTGATGATGATTTCGACAGTAAAATTGGAGATCACGGGATGATTCTAGTGGAATTCTTTGCGCCGTGGTAAGGTCTACAGAAACGCATAGCTAACTACATTCTGAGGCTAAATTGTTACAAGTTTGTCTCCAGTGAACAGACACTGTTAGCTAGCTCTACTCGCGCAAGAGCAATAGGTTAAAAAAAAGTTAATACTCTATAGAATTGAATAGTTGACTTTCTGGCTGTCAACTAACtgttaactagctactagctaactATATgtattaacgttagctagttgaGGAAACAAACACTTTTCTAACGTTACCTACTTAATGGTTAGCTCACAACATTTGCTAGCAAGTTAGGAAGGGAATGTCAAATTGGCCACAGCCTAGCCATAGTGACCCGTTTCTGCTTATTTCTTACATGCACTTTGCTAGCTACATAGCGTTGCTCGTTATCAAATATCACGTTATACTAGCTAGCTGGGTGTAGAATGGACATGGCTAGTATGTAACTAAGTTGGCTACTTTGGATGTGGCCTGGCAAGCCACAATGTTTCATATAATAGGAAATTGAATTTTATTTCGTAGAGTTTCAGGTTGATCATGAGTTTCCTCAAATTGAACTTGTTTACCTCTCAAACTTAACTAGGAGGCTATAAGCGAGCTAAAATGGGTTTAAAATCACCTAACTGCAGGCTTGGGATACCACTTTTGTAACCTTATGATTGGCCAGTGAAGTTTTGGTGGCTACTCCTGATTGGTCCCCAGAACAGTTAGCAGGTAGTTCATTGCTGTCAAACTTGAGCAAGACTTCCTCGGATGATCAGAACCATAGTTAAGATTTGATAAAGTCATTCACAGATTTGTATTTTCCAGCAATAATGTGGTTTTCCTTTTTCCTCAACATTGCGGCTGCATTTATTTAAACGTCAATTTACACCCATCCATCACGGTGGTATCAAATTCCACCTGCATTTAAAGCCCACCTCTCTAGATTTCAAACTAAGGTCTGAATGGATTATTAACGGCAACATAAGGGTCAAGCTTTTATTGTTTTACTGATCTCAGTTTACCTCACTTGTGTGTCCCTTAGGTGTGGCCATTGTAAACGACTAGCTCCGGAGTTTGAGGTGGCAGCCACACGTCTGAAAGGCATTGTCGCATTGGCCAAGGTACTTTAGTCACTTAATGCACCTACCGTTTGTACATTAAAATGTTACCTTTGGATTACAACCGGTTGTGTGAAATCCCCATACTCCTGTAAAGGCAGCCATGTCTACAAGGTTTATAAACTGAGTTAGTCACCTAGTTTGTGCTCTTTGTCACATTCACAAAGTAATGGCCACCTGTCATTGTGCTTTAGGTCGACTGCACGGTCCAAAACAATGTGTGCCAGAAGTACGGAGTTAGCGGTTACCCAACACTGAAGATCTTCAAAGACGGAGAGGATGCCGGTGCCTACGATGGGCCCAGAACTGCAGGTATTTGGACTGAACATGCCGTGTCTTGACCTGATGCGCTTAGATACAAAAGCATAATAACTGCCTGTCATCCACCTATTGCATGTTTTGACCAGGTATttcaatggtctctctctctgtcagatggGATTGTGAGCCATCTAAAGAAGCAGGCTGGCCCGTCTTCCATAGAGCTCAAGACCGAGGCAGATTTTACGAAGTATGTCGGAGACCGTGACGCAAGTGTTGTGGGTAGGTATGGCCTTTGGAAGTCGACCTCTGCATAAATAAACAAAACTAAATGACAGTGAAGTTTTTCTACTTTTGCCTTTGTTGTCAATCATATTTGACTGTATGGCTTATTTcctgtgtctgtcctgtccaggTTTCTTTGCTGACCGTGGAAGCCCAGCCCAAGCAGAGTTCCTTAAGTCGGCCAGTGCCCTCCGAGAGTCCTTCCGCTTTGCACACACCAACTCTGTGGAGCTTCTCCAGAAAAATGGCGTGGAGGGAGAGTGAGTGCTCCTCTTAACATTGTGTTTTCTCCACTTACCTCAAGGGTAGaccagctttaatattgcagatagattgtggcttctatcaatgtaattgtctgtatAATTTCCAATTCCCCATATGTTTGTGTTTATTATAtttccctaaccctaccacccctcccctagttagagtaaactaatgaacaacaacacttaggcttctacttccagctcatACATACTATATTCATTTTACAAACACTATATTTTAcagtgttaggttctaatttcCAGAGTAAAAACTCAACGGACTCTTTGAAAGctcaaccaagtttattcttcccagaggatcaatacaaccttttcacacaagcactgatatttaacccttcctCCTAGGCTGAGTGTCCACTTgcacatctgtacaaacattgtCTTTACTGCTAGGCAGGACACTCAGACTAGGAGGTATGGGCCATTAActtaacgtgacctgacctgatctcgacctctctccccccccatcactaatccatggctctccccccttatcaatgcctgccacgtgatcgcttccctgcactcaatatttcaataggatacctgatatcatgtaaacgttatacattaccctctctccctcagtgacatgaataagtatatatCATATTCTCAGAATCCAACATtagttattttgtttgtttttagtctcatccttcagctaccctcaacccctcctatCTCTGAATACCATCCAGATTATATGCTATATATTAGTCAGCTGTGATGTTTCActaaagttctgaacctttctagtcgcatagtttctacagattgcaAATTAAATAGAACAATTTTTTGCTACGAGTAtaattgatcgattgactatgactttccaaatcatccagcagtgctatttgtagAGTTGGCTCCAGGTAATTGTTGTAATTGTTCAGCcgttcctgaacctgtgaccaaaaacaagctacatatggacgaaacaaatgatctaatgattctgtctcttcacagcaaaatctgcagagctgctaTGCTTGTGTCATATATATATTCCATTTGTTACAAGAATTATGTATAATTCATATTGAAAAACTCAGTTTTGAATCCGGtgtcgttttgtgtatcagttcataaaccatgtttgAGTGTCCTTACTTGTTGTGTCCCGATCTGACTGCTTGTGTTCTGTTTTATTGCAGGGGAATCATTCTGTTCCGTCCAGCACGCCTCAGCAACAAATTTGAAGAGAGCATTATCAAGTTCAGTGAGGACAAGTTCACCAACGCCATGATCAAGAAGTTTATCCAGGACAACATGTGAGTTTTACCACCTCAAAATGTTTATGTTGCCAGCAGTAAAACAGCGTAGGCAGTTTGAatggatttttgttgttggtcTATTTAATGAATTCTTTTGAGATGCATGTGCCAGCTAAGACCAATTTCTCTGAAGATcagccttttttatttttttttcctcAATCCCACAGTCGAGATGGATGAGATGGGGACATTTTTAACAAGTTGTACCTCTTTTACACTGCATTTTGGATGTTGACATTAATGAAACGAGTTGTACCTCTTAcactgattttatttattttttctctccGTCAGCTTTGGAATGTGCCCCCACATGACTGATGACAATAAGGACCAAATGAAGGACAAGGACCTGCTGGTGGCCTACTATGATGTGGACTATGAGAAGAACCCCAAAGGCTCCAACTACTGGAGGAACCGGTAGGGTCCCTAATAAATAACACTTATTCCCAGGAGGGAACCCCCTTTGTGTGCCCCCAAGACTAAACTTGTACCTCATTTTGTGTACTCTGAATGCCGGTTTCCTGGACACGGATGGGGAAAAGCATGTTCAATGGAGATTTGCAACAGATTTGCATACAAGTGGACTCTTTGGGATCCTTGACAAAATGTTCCAAAGCATTGTTGTATGAAcccaactccctctctctcgctgtctataGGGTAATGAAGGTGGCCAAGAGCTTCCTGGACCAGGGGAAAACGCTGAACTTCGCTGTGGCCAGCAAGAACAGCTTCAGCCACGACATCTCTGAAATGGGCCTGGACGCCAGCTCCGGAGAGCTGCCCGTGGTCGGCATCCGCACTGCCAAGGGAGACAAATACGTCATGGCCGAGGAGTTCTCGTAAGTGTCACTCACCATGCAACTCAAAATGGCACTTCGGACAAGGTATCCTTTAAGTTAGGGTGACGTAGAACTGGACGTTATAGACACAAATGTGATAAATTACGATTATTTTTTTAGGGGGAAGTgctagagctgggtgatatggacaaagTTTTATATCGCGATAAATGTAACTTTTGCTCGAAAACAACAAATGCCATAAAAACATTTAACTGACAGTTGCTTTACATTACAAGCGGCAGGGCtctagaattttttttattttttttttttcctagtGCCAAGACAACAGATGGTAGCCTATGATTCAAAAAAGTAAACTCTTTCATCTAGGAAATGCATCATTGATATTTTTATGTGCAACCTGTCAAAATAGGATCCAGAATTATCAGATGTATTTTTCACTCCTCAGAGAATTTGCTGACCTCTTTGTGCACATTGGCCTAAAGGCTGCATTTTATTGACCACCCGAAGAAGTGGGAACTCAAAACACTTAGCTAGATTGCTAAATCTAAAATATGGTATTGTTGCTTAATTTATGACTATCAGTAAATGTTGGCTAATGTCCTCCAAAAAAATTGTCCAGCGCTAGGCCTAGGCTACTTGATGCAGGGCTATTCACTGCGAACGGTGTGCTCCGCGGCACATCAAAACCATACCACGCTACAGCCTACTCCGGCTGTAAAGTGGCGCCATGAAATCAGTATTATGAGGTGAGGCGTGTATGATGTATTCTCGGAAAGCTGTTACACTCCTCTCTGTAACTAGAACGACACTAGTTTTTCTGTCTTTTTCCCGCAATAGCATTTTGAGCAACGGTCATACAatgccttcaaagtattcacacccccttgactttttccacatttcgttgttgcagcctgaattttaaaatggattaaattgggaTTTTGTCACTtgcctacacacaacaccccacgAAGTGGAATTATACATTTCCTTGAGTCACCTAAGTTGAATGaactcattctgtgtgcaataatagtgtttaacatgatttttgaatgactacctcatctttgtaccctacacatataattatctgtaaggtccctcagtcgaacagtgaatttcaaccacaaaaacctgggaggctttccaatgcctcgcaaagaaattgacctattggtagatgggtaaaaataagaaaagcagatattaaatatccctttgagcatggtaaagttgatacgttttttttttgtactggcccccagtgggaatcgaacccacaaccctggcgttgcacacaccatgctctaccaactgagccacagggaaggccagttacagagtttaatggctgtgataggagagaacTGTGGATGGAtacacattgtagttactccgcaatactaacctaaatgacagagtgaaaagaaggaagcctttacagaataaggcactaaagtaatactgaaaaaatgtggcaaacaattaactttttgtcctgaatacagtgttatgtttggggaacaTCTgctacagcacattactgagtacctctccatatttcccagcatagtggtggctgcatcatgttggtGTGcctgtaattgttaaggactggggagtttttcaggataaaaaacaaatgaaatggagctaagtacaggcaaaatcctagaggaaaacctggttcagtttgctttccaccagacactgggagattaattcacctttcagcaggacaataacctaaaacacaaggccaaatatacactggagttgcttaccaagaagaccatGAATGTGGCTGagttagattttcaagcagatttaagtcaatctatggcaagacctgaaaaatggttgtctagcaatgttcaacaaccaatttgacagagcttgaagaattttgaaaagaataatgggcaaatgttgcataatccaggtgtggaaagctcttagagacatactgctgtaatcactgtcaaagatgattctaacatgcattgattcagggggttgaatatttatgcaATCAATTGTATTTTTTCTTTTAATTTgaaatttttcttccactttgacatgagtaTTTTGTGTTGATCGTTGACAAACGACTAAATCcatttttaatcccactttgtaacacagcaaaatgtggaaaaggtcaaggggtgtgaatacctttgAAGTCACTGTACGCTTGTGGTTCTCAAAATGCATCGCTCCCTTGTCTTTGTGCACAGTGAGGAGAGGGAGTGAGCGTCAGCAGCTGACAGGTAGATACTTTCATAGCAGGAAACATAATGCATAGGCTATTACTGTTGACcaaattttacatttacgtcatttagcagacgctcttatccagagcgactagaACAATCTACA comes from Salmo trutta chromosome 7, fSalTru1.1, whole genome shotgun sequence and encodes:
- the LOC115197107 gene encoding protein disulfide-isomerase A3, translated to MLKLFFFIVLAGAARASDVIEFSDDDFDSKIGDHGMILVEFFAPWCGHCKRLAPEFEVAATRLKGIVALAKVDCTVQNNVCQKYGVSGYPTLKIFKDGEDAGAYDGPRTADGIVSHLKKQAGPSSIELKTEADFTKYVGDRDASVVGFFADRGSPAQAEFLKSASALRESFRFAHTNSVELLQKNGVEGEGIILFRPARLSNKFEESIIKFSEDKFTNAMIKKFIQDNIFGMCPHMTDDNKDQMKDKDLLVAYYDVDYEKNPKGSNYWRNRVMKVAKSFLDQGKTLNFAVASKNSFSHDISEMGLDASSGELPVVGIRTAKGDKYVMAEEFSRDGKALERFLQDYFDGKLKRYLKSEPSPENNDGPVKTVVAENFDAIVNNEEKDVLIEFYAPWCGHCKSLEPKWKELGEKLSSDPNIVIAKMDATANDVPSQYEVRGFPTIFFAPAGQKMSPKKYEGAREVSDFVSYLKREATNPLVAQEEKSKNIQIEL